A single genomic interval of Cupriavidus sp. MP-37 harbors:
- the puuE gene encoding allantoinase PuuE has product MTNDNYPRDLIGYGARPPHARWPGGARVALQFVLNYEEGGENCVLHGDAASEQFLSEIVGAAAYPDRHMSMEGIYEYGSRAGVWRILREFEQRGLPLTIFGVSMALQRHPELTRAFVELGHEIACHGWRWIHYQNIDEATEREHMRIGMQIIKELTGELPLGWYTGRDSPNTRRLVVEHGGFLYDSDYYGDDLPFWTEVEVTGGEKKPHLVVPYTLDSNDMRFATPQGFNTGEQFFQYLKDAFDVLYAEGDPGGQDSPKMLSVGMHCRLLGRPGRFRALQRFLDYVQGHDKVWICRRVDIARHWAATHPYTPRNQA; this is encoded by the coding sequence ATGACCAACGATAACTATCCACGCGATCTCATCGGTTATGGCGCCCGCCCGCCGCACGCCCGCTGGCCGGGCGGCGCGCGCGTGGCGCTGCAGTTCGTCCTCAACTATGAAGAAGGCGGCGAAAACTGCGTGCTGCACGGCGACGCCGCGTCCGAGCAGTTCCTCTCCGAGATCGTCGGCGCCGCGGCCTACCCCGACCGCCACATGAGCATGGAGGGCATCTACGAATACGGCTCGCGCGCCGGCGTCTGGCGCATCCTGCGCGAGTTCGAACAGCGCGGCCTGCCGCTGACCATCTTCGGCGTGTCGATGGCGCTGCAGCGCCATCCGGAACTGACGCGCGCCTTCGTCGAACTCGGCCACGAGATCGCCTGCCACGGCTGGCGCTGGATCCACTACCAGAACATCGACGAAGCCACCGAGCGCGAGCACATGCGCATCGGCATGCAGATCATCAAGGAGCTGACCGGCGAGCTGCCGCTGGGCTGGTACACCGGCCGCGACAGCCCCAACACGCGCCGGCTGGTGGTCGAGCACGGCGGCTTCCTCTATGACTCGGACTATTACGGCGACGACCTGCCGTTCTGGACCGAGGTCGAAGTCACCGGCGGCGAGAAGAAGCCGCACCTGGTGGTGCCGTACACGCTGGACTCGAACGACATGCGCTTCGCCACGCCGCAGGGCTTCAATACCGGCGAACAGTTCTTCCAGTACCTGAAGGATGCGTTCGACGTGCTGTACGCGGAAGGCGACCCCGGCGGCCAGGACAGCCCCAAGATGCTGTCGGTCGGCATGCACTGCCGCCTGCTCGGCCGCCCCGGCCGCTTCCGCGCGCTGCAGCGTTTCCTCGACTACGTGCAGGGGCACGACAAGGTGTGGATCTGCCGCCGTGTCGATATCGCCCGGCACTGGGCCGCAACCCACCCCTACACTCCCCGGAACCAAGCATGA
- the uraD gene encoding 2-oxo-4-hydroxy-4-carboxy-5-ureidoimidazoline decarboxylase codes for MSQTYTIAQLNTMPVAEFVQVLGGIYEHSPWFAETAAAQRPFADGAALAQALRQAVDEAGEAAQLKLVRAHPELAGKAAVRGELTAESTREQSGAGLNQCTPEEFDRLQSLNAAYNQKFGFPFILAVRGYDRHGIIAEFARRIENTPQQELQTCINQIHRIAQFRLDDLVSA; via the coding sequence ATGAGCCAGACCTACACCATCGCCCAACTCAACACCATGCCGGTCGCGGAATTCGTGCAGGTGCTGGGCGGCATCTACGAACACTCGCCCTGGTTTGCCGAGACCGCCGCCGCGCAACGGCCCTTCGCCGACGGCGCCGCGCTGGCGCAGGCGCTGCGCCAGGCGGTCGATGAAGCCGGCGAAGCGGCCCAGCTCAAGCTGGTGCGTGCCCACCCGGAGCTGGCCGGCAAGGCCGCGGTGCGCGGCGAGCTGACTGCCGAATCCACGCGCGAACAGAGCGGCGCCGGCCTGAACCAGTGCACGCCTGAGGAATTCGATCGCCTGCAGTCGCTCAACGCGGCGTACAACCAGAAGTTCGGCTTTCCGTTCATCCTGGCGGTGCGCGGCTACGACCGCCACGGCATCATCGCCGAGTTCGCGCGCCGCATTGAAAACACGCCGCAGCAAGAGTTGCAAACTTGCATCAACCAGATCCATCGCATTGCACAGTTCCGTCTCGACGACTTAGTATCCGCCTGA
- a CDS encoding porin gives MQKQYKPALKLAAVAATLFSGAAMAQSSVTLYGQADMFVGGVKSPGSGERAWVANSGGMQTSYWGIKGTEDLGGGTKAIFDLNGFFRTDAGRSGRFEGDSMFSRNAYVGLQNDKAGTIKLGRNTTPYFISTILFNPLVDSYVFSPTIFHTYFGASSGAVVDPGIIGDSGWNNSVVYSTPNFGGLTANFIYGFGEQPGAAGKQKFGGNVLYFNGPFAATVAYQQVRFNNVPTDLSDIGLSRQDAAQIGLSYDFKVVKLFAQGQYIKTRATTAPSGDIKHIDGQFGASVPIGAGNLLASYAYGKVDNSLGDFKRNTFAVAYDYNLSKRTDVYAAYYYDKITGIEHGDTFGVGVRHKF, from the coding sequence ATGCAGAAGCAGTACAAGCCGGCGCTCAAGCTGGCGGCGGTAGCGGCTACCCTTTTTTCCGGCGCGGCCATGGCCCAGTCCAGCGTCACGCTGTACGGCCAGGCTGACATGTTCGTCGGCGGCGTGAAGAGCCCGGGCTCGGGCGAGCGCGCCTGGGTGGCCAATTCGGGCGGCATGCAGACGTCTTACTGGGGCATCAAGGGCACCGAAGACCTCGGCGGCGGCACCAAGGCCATCTTCGACCTGAACGGCTTCTTCCGCACCGACGCCGGCCGCAGCGGCCGCTTCGAAGGCGATTCGATGTTCAGCCGCAACGCCTATGTCGGCCTGCAGAACGACAAGGCCGGCACCATCAAGCTGGGCCGCAACACCACCCCGTACTTCATCTCGACCATCCTGTTCAACCCGCTGGTCGACTCGTACGTGTTCTCGCCGACCATCTTCCACACCTATTTCGGCGCAAGCAGCGGTGCCGTCGTCGATCCGGGCATCATCGGCGATTCGGGCTGGAACAACTCCGTGGTGTACAGCACGCCGAACTTCGGCGGCCTGACCGCCAACTTCATCTACGGCTTCGGCGAGCAGCCGGGTGCCGCGGGCAAGCAGAAGTTCGGCGGCAACGTGCTGTACTTCAACGGCCCGTTCGCCGCGACCGTGGCCTACCAGCAGGTGCGCTTCAACAACGTGCCGACCGACTTGTCCGACATCGGCCTGTCGCGCCAGGACGCCGCGCAGATCGGCCTGTCCTATGACTTCAAGGTGGTCAAGCTGTTCGCGCAGGGCCAGTACATCAAGACCCGCGCCACCACCGCGCCGTCGGGCGACATCAAGCACATCGACGGCCAGTTCGGCGCTTCGGTGCCGATCGGCGCCGGCAACCTGCTGGCTTCGTACGCCTACGGCAAGGTCGACAACTCGCTGGGCGACTTCAAGCGCAATACCTTTGCCGTCGCCTACGACTACAACCTGTCCAAGCGCACCGACGTGTACGCCGCCTACTACTACGACAAGATCACCGGCATCGAGCACGGCGACACCTTCGGCGTCGGCGTGCGCCACAAGTTCTGA